The Chloroherpetonaceae bacterium genome window below encodes:
- a CDS encoding glycosyltransferase, with protein sequence MKTLLIIAYYFPPSGGPGVQRVLKYVKYLPQFGIKPIVLTVENGDFPVRDESLMKEIPNDVKVVRTPIFEPYTLYRKLTGKAPGTPVDVNNIPKTGEKKGFNESAADFIRSNFFIPDARMFWQLTAVREGIKVIKTHQVDAIYSSSPPYTAALIARKLSKKSGLPWIAGFRDPWRGFLSAPNRSGIAEMIDTYFERSVYQECDRMEVAWKGIAKDFQAKYPKINSEKVIHIENGFDEADIPSLDSPRNQVFTITYTGSMYGKRTPEKFLNAIEKLIQEKKIEIEKIKLRFVGRFGSEIHRYFENPIYHSAIEVKQYVPHHESIKLLLASDALLLIVDETEGSNEIVPGKVYEYIGTSRPIITIAPEGAISTLIKETESGWVGAPDDPEKIQSGILKLYQDFYSGKKLWNGNPQEIQKYTRRESTRKLSELIFEVCRNR encoded by the coding sequence GTGAAAACTTTACTCATTATTGCATATTACTTTCCACCCTCGGGTGGTCCGGGAGTTCAGCGGGTTTTGAAGTATGTCAAGTATCTCCCACAGTTTGGAATTAAGCCAATTGTTCTAACCGTTGAAAATGGTGATTTTCCCGTTCGAGACGAAAGCTTGATGAAGGAAATTCCAAACGATGTAAAGGTTGTGCGTACGCCAATTTTCGAGCCTTATACATTGTATCGAAAATTAACGGGTAAAGCCCCCGGAACCCCAGTTGATGTGAACAATATTCCGAAAACGGGTGAAAAGAAAGGGTTCAATGAGAGTGCTGCCGATTTTATCCGAAGTAATTTTTTTATCCCCGATGCAAGAATGTTTTGGCAATTGACGGCTGTTCGTGAGGGGATAAAGGTTATCAAAACGCATCAAGTGGATGCAATTTATTCGTCGTCGCCACCCTATACTGCTGCGCTCATCGCAAGAAAATTGAGTAAGAAATCCGGATTGCCTTGGATTGCCGGATTTCGAGACCCTTGGCGAGGATTCCTCTCTGCTCCGAATCGGAGCGGAATTGCAGAAATGATTGATACTTATTTTGAACGCTCGGTTTACCAAGAATGTGATCGAATGGAAGTCGCTTGGAAAGGAATCGCAAAAGATTTTCAAGCCAAATATCCTAAGATCAATTCGGAGAAAGTAATTCATATCGAAAATGGCTTTGATGAAGCCGATATTCCTTCTCTTGATTCCCCACGAAACCAAGTATTTACAATAACTTACACAGGGTCGATGTATGGAAAAAGAACACCGGAGAAATTTTTAAATGCTATTGAAAAGCTGATTCAAGAAAAAAAAATAGAAATTGAGAAGATCAAACTTCGATTTGTCGGCAGGTTTGGTTCAGAAATTCATCGGTATTTCGAAAACCCAATTTATCACTCGGCAATTGAGGTAAAGCAGTATGTTCCGCATCACGAAAGCATCAAACTTTTGCTGGCTTCAGATGCGCTACTTTTAATTGTTGATGAAACTGAGGGAAGCAATGAAATCGTGCCCGGAAAAGTTTATGAGTATATCGGAACATCAAGACCAATCATTACGATTGCTCCGGAAGGTGCAATTTCAACCTTAATCAAAGAAACGGAAAGTGGATGGGTTGGTGCGCCAGATGACCCTGAGAAAATTCAATCTGGAATTCTTAAGCTTTATCAAGATTTTTATAGCGGAAAGAAATTGTGGAACGGAAACCCTCAAGAAATTCAAAAGTACACCCGCCGTGAATCAACCCGCAAACTTTCAGAACTAATTTTTGAAGTTTGCCGAAATCGGTAA
- the miaE gene encoding tRNA isopentenyl-2-thiomethyl-A-37 hydroxylase MiaE — protein sequence MISRDTSYSPLLEKHLNALPLIWKTPEEWAFRVSQKPLELLSDHAHLEKKAALNALELLNRWGSIQQESFWCDSLAAVAKDESLHLEMVLKMLKNRGGVLSRIHHNPYAQELRKHVRSGKGVLDTLDRLLVSALIEARSCERFILLTSLPIEKDLALFYQKLVASESGHYKIFLDLAESIGVSEEMASRWQYFLDLESDIISKLSFGYSMHSGIHS from the coding sequence ATGATTAGTCGTGATACAAGCTATTCCCCATTATTGGAAAAACATCTCAATGCACTTCCACTCATTTGGAAAACTCCAGAAGAATGGGCTTTTCGCGTTTCTCAAAAGCCACTTGAACTTCTTTCAGACCACGCTCATCTTGAAAAAAAAGCAGCTCTTAATGCCTTAGAATTGCTGAATCGATGGGGATCTATTCAACAAGAATCTTTTTGGTGCGATTCCTTGGCAGCTGTTGCAAAGGATGAATCCCTACACTTGGAAATGGTATTAAAGATGCTAAAAAATCGGGGAGGAGTTTTAAGCCGCATTCACCACAACCCTTACGCACAAGAATTAAGAAAACATGTTCGAAGTGGCAAAGGAGTACTTGATACTTTGGATAGACTCTTGGTTTCAGCATTAATTGAGGCTCGGTCTTGTGAGCGATTCATTCTTCTTACTTCACTTCCGATTGAAAAAGATCTTGCACTTTTTTATCAAAAGCTTGTCGCTTCGGAATCTGGTCATTATAAAATTTTTCTCGACTTAGCTGAAAGCATCGGGGTTTCTGAAGAAATGGCTTCACGATGGCAATACTTTCTTGATTTGGAATCAGATATTATCTCCAAACTTTCTTTTGGTTATTCAATGCATTCAGGGATTCATTCGTAA
- a CDS encoding NAD-dependent succinate-semialdehyde dehydrogenase has translation MMIETKNPSTGESLSTYQENSAAEIEDRIKISHSVYKNWRATPIEERATLISTLSEILSKNKNRYAELITIEMGKPIVQSLAEIEKCIKACDFYAKDALVFLNQIEVNSDAAKSHIRFDALGIVLGVMPWNFPFWQVFRFALPVLLAGNTVLLKHAPNTTGCAIAIENIFKDAGFPEGTFFSILVSPERVSERIKEIIEHPFIRGVSFTGSTETGRKIASEAGKNLKRSVLELGGNDPYLILEDADLDLAAEITANSRLQNSGQSCIAAKRFIVVKKVRKEFESKLIEVFVKKKIGNPLNPETDIGPLARLDLAENIERQFAKSVEKGAKTVYRTEHIPERGFYAPLTLLSEVTKGMPAFEEETFGPLGAIIQAKDDSEAIEIANDSIYGLGTTIFTKDQIRFESLASKIEAGNCFFNAMVKSDPRLPFGGIKDSGIGKELGEFGMREFVNAKTVFIK, from the coding sequence ATGATGATAGAAACCAAAAACCCATCAACGGGTGAAAGCCTTTCCACATATCAAGAAAATTCAGCGGCTGAAATTGAAGACCGTATAAAAATCTCACATTCAGTTTATAAAAATTGGCGTGCAACGCCCATTGAAGAACGTGCTACATTGATTTCTACACTCAGCGAAATACTCTCCAAAAATAAGAATCGGTATGCCGAGCTCATCACGATAGAAATGGGAAAACCCATTGTTCAGAGCTTGGCTGAAATCGAGAAATGTATCAAAGCTTGCGACTTTTACGCAAAAGATGCACTTGTTTTTCTTAATCAAATTGAAGTCAATAGCGATGCCGCAAAAAGCCATATCCGATTCGATGCATTGGGAATTGTGCTTGGGGTAATGCCGTGGAATTTTCCTTTTTGGCAAGTCTTTCGATTTGCTTTACCTGTTTTGCTAGCTGGGAATACCGTATTACTTAAACATGCTCCAAACACAACCGGTTGTGCAATTGCCATTGAAAATATCTTTAAGGATGCGGGTTTTCCTGAAGGTACCTTCTTTTCAATCCTTGTTTCACCCGAGCGCGTTTCGGAGCGTATCAAAGAGATCATTGAGCATCCTTTTATCCGAGGCGTCTCATTCACGGGAAGTACTGAGACCGGAAGAAAAATAGCCTCTGAAGCAGGGAAAAATTTGAAGCGTTCCGTATTAGAACTCGGAGGAAATGACCCATACCTTATTCTTGAAGATGCGGATTTGGATTTGGCTGCGGAAATAACCGCCAATTCAAGACTTCAGAACAGCGGTCAAAGTTGTATTGCGGCAAAGCGATTTATTGTTGTGAAAAAAGTTCGCAAAGAATTTGAATCTAAATTGATTGAAGTTTTTGTTAAAAAGAAAATTGGGAACCCACTCAACCCGGAAACTGACATTGGTCCACTTGCTCGACTCGACCTTGCCGAAAATATTGAAAGGCAATTTGCAAAATCGGTAGAAAAAGGTGCAAAAACTGTTTACCGAACAGAACACATTCCTGAGCGTGGATTCTATGCGCCTCTCACACTGCTTAGCGAGGTTACAAAAGGTATGCCTGCCTTTGAAGAGGAAACATTTGGCCCACTTGGCGCAATTATACAAGCCAAAGATGATTCAGAGGCGATTGAGATTGCCAATGACTCGATTTACGGGTTAGGAACGACGATTTTCACAAAAGATCAAATCCGTTTTGAAAGTTTAGCTTCAAAAATTGAAGCAGGCAATTGCTTTTTTAATGCAATGGTCAAATCAGACCCTCGTTTACCCTTTGGGGGAATCAAAGATTCCGGAATTGGAAAAGAGTTAGGTGAATTCGGAATGAGAGAGTTTGTCAATGCCAAGACGGTATTTATCAAATAG
- a CDS encoding DnaJ domain-containing protein encodes MQSPNQHSEGFIDYYELLGLTYKASPDEIRKAYMQFIKTVHPDKLQNIAEEDRVKAEKLAQFLNQAKETLLDPAKRAEYDIQYMRSLSDAAAFASKKGFDGSRFNEYAANSSSVESMRDATRGNSKVARNGVLVLILLMSGLSILWRFVKPEDITDKPREVLRFIPAINQGEIKLSFQPRIGEVFGFSNLIALAFSDSNQQNHTLRFYESTPSRNGIEVTAPFFEIPFTSAITTITHTKSSLFIGTSSGEIFEIMIDEIAQRKVIQKLLHQFPEPVTALAVSNESPLLMIATRDKSLHFYDLKNTQLKRSFGASIYAISSLAIASHLDNEFICYANDAQIMSQRIQDGSSGKSILRSRRRLNPVASSKDWVAATGEDKIIRQIHIPTSTIRAGDPETSLILDLIYSTNGALLSAAGSDGIIRLYRRESPKKLETLSAHLGGVFRTRFSSQSDFLVSFGADSTIKFWDLIKVIE; translated from the coding sequence ATGCAAAGCCCTAATCAACATTCAGAAGGTTTTATCGATTATTACGAATTACTTGGCCTCACCTATAAGGCATCACCCGATGAAATTCGGAAAGCCTACATGCAGTTCATTAAAACCGTTCATCCCGATAAACTTCAAAACATTGCTGAAGAAGACCGTGTAAAAGCAGAAAAACTCGCACAATTTCTGAACCAAGCAAAAGAAACGCTTCTTGACCCCGCAAAGCGCGCAGAATATGACATCCAGTATATGCGTAGCCTATCCGATGCTGCTGCTTTTGCTTCCAAGAAGGGTTTTGACGGAAGTCGTTTTAATGAATATGCTGCTAATTCTTCAAGTGTTGAGTCTATGCGTGATGCCACAAGAGGTAATTCCAAAGTTGCACGCAATGGGGTTCTCGTCCTTATTCTTTTAATGAGTGGGCTTTCGATCTTGTGGCGTTTTGTAAAACCCGAAGACATTACCGATAAACCTCGTGAAGTTTTAAGATTTATACCCGCAATAAATCAAGGAGAAATAAAACTATCATTTCAACCGAGAATCGGGGAGGTCTTTGGATTCAGTAATCTTATCGCCCTTGCTTTTTCTGATTCGAATCAACAAAATCATACTTTAAGGTTTTACGAAAGCACCCCCTCAAGAAACGGAATTGAAGTCACGGCTCCTTTTTTTGAGATACCATTCACTTCTGCAATTACCACCATTACTCACACTAAATCTTCGCTATTTATCGGCACGAGTAGCGGTGAGATCTTTGAAATAATGATTGATGAGATAGCTCAGCGAAAGGTTATTCAAAAACTCCTACATCAATTCCCTGAACCTGTTACAGCTTTGGCTGTCAGTAATGAATCCCCATTGCTTATGATCGCTACCCGAGATAAATCGTTGCATTTTTATGATTTGAAGAACACTCAATTGAAAAGAAGTTTTGGTGCAAGCATTTATGCCATTTCATCACTTGCCATTGCAAGTCATTTAGACAATGAGTTCATTTGCTACGCGAATGATGCACAAATTATGTCGCAAAGAATTCAAGATGGCTCTTCAGGAAAATCGATACTTCGATCTCGACGCCGATTGAATCCTGTTGCGTCAAGTAAGGATTGGGTGGCTGCCACAGGAGAAGATAAAATCATACGGCAAATTCATATTCCTACTTCTACGATTCGTGCCGGAGATCCGGAAACCTCACTTATTTTGGATTTAATCTATTCTACAAATGGAGCTTTGCTTTCCGCAGCGGGATCTGATGGGATTATTCGATTGTATCGAAGAGAAAGCCCCAAAAAATTAGAAACACTTAGTGCCCATCTTGGTGGCGTATTTCGTACAAGGTTTTCAAGTCAATCTGATTTTTTGGTTAGCTTTGGGGCTGATAGCACCATTAAATTTTGGGATCTTATCAAAGTAATTGAATAA
- a CDS encoding DMT family transporter, translated as MTERERKWAIAAMLGQTLLAGSGFTFAHNASKEIPPVIFTFLRMFGASLIFVCYLFFSGSIQKIFLPFKDYFKLSVLALFGVTINQFLFLAGMKYALPANSALLYAMTPLFVMIISIVFLKSEGFSFQKGLGIAMAFTGALIVLFSRGLDFGFGEELWFGNLMILGAVISWAIYISLGKKIMNTLSQPIDSIASTALFMMIGFVQFLPIAIGYFTLNDFITSLQFISPTAWIGFAYVTVLGAAVAYLLLTYAISRLEASKVSIFMNAQPIVAATVSYLTIGERLSALFLIGGSIAIIGIFLTQQKDFFFVKKEIEIDLDRNSRS; from the coding sequence ATGACGGAACGTGAGCGAAAATGGGCGATTGCCGCAATGCTTGGGCAAACCCTATTAGCGGGGTCAGGGTTTACTTTTGCTCACAATGCTTCAAAAGAAATTCCGCCAGTCATCTTCACATTTTTGAGAATGTTTGGCGCTTCACTCATTTTTGTCTGCTATCTATTTTTTTCCGGTTCAATACAGAAAATCTTTCTTCCCTTCAAAGATTATTTTAAACTTTCGGTACTTGCCCTTTTTGGAGTCACGATTAATCAATTTCTTTTTTTAGCAGGAATGAAATATGCACTTCCCGCCAACAGTGCCCTTCTCTATGCGATGACGCCTTTATTTGTGATGATAATTTCGATTGTATTTTTGAAATCTGAGGGTTTCAGTTTTCAAAAAGGTTTAGGAATTGCAATGGCTTTTACCGGCGCATTGATCGTACTTTTTTCAAGAGGTCTTGACTTCGGATTTGGTGAGGAATTATGGTTTGGAAATTTGATGATTTTGGGTGCAGTGATCAGTTGGGCGATTTACATTTCGCTCGGGAAAAAAATTATGAATACACTCTCTCAGCCAATCGATTCCATTGCTTCAACAGCACTTTTTATGATGATTGGTTTCGTGCAGTTTTTACCGATAGCAATCGGTTATTTCACATTAAATGATTTCATAACATCACTTCAGTTCATATCACCTACGGCTTGGATTGGTTTTGCTTATGTAACTGTTTTAGGGGCGGCAGTGGCTTATCTCTTACTTACTTATGCAATTTCAAGGCTAGAAGCCTCAAAGGTGTCTATTTTTATGAATGCTCAGCCGATTGTTGCAGCAACTGTAAGTTATTTAACGATTGGAGAACGCCTCTCTGCCCTTTTTTTAATTGGTGGGTCAATCGCGATTATCGGAATTTTTTTAACCCAACAGAAAGACTTTTTCTTTGTTAAAAAAGAAATTGAAATCGACCTTGACCGCAATAGTCGCTCATAA